From a single bacterium genomic region:
- a CDS encoding transposase zinc-binding domain-containing protein → MPAAACPQPATAPAARAYRPRRPAATLLHELVRTNLETWLATAAERDEYGSGVPLHVAAALRNYLKCGILAHGFARVYCGNCRTDFMVTFSCKGATCARRAPRAAWSTSLPIWSTRCCPACGTGSGCCRCPSASGGTCGTSRRWSAAF, encoded by the coding sequence GTGCCCGCTGCAGCCTGTCCACAGCCGGCGACAGCCCCGGCCGCGCGCGCCTACCGCCCGCGACGTCCGGCCGCTACGCTGCTGCACGAACTGGTGCGCACCAATCTCGAGACCTGGCTGGCCACGGCCGCCGAGCGCGACGAGTACGGCAGCGGCGTGCCGCTCCACGTGGCGGCCGCGCTGCGCAACTACCTGAAGTGCGGCATCCTGGCCCACGGTTTTGCCCGTGTTTACTGCGGCAACTGCCGCACCGACTTCATGGTCACCTTCTCGTGCAAGGGCGCGACCTGTGCCCGTCGCGCGCCACGCGCCGCATGGTCGACGTCTCTGCCAATATGGTCGACCAGGTGCTGCCCCGCGTGCGGCACCGGCAGTGGGTGCTGTCGATGCCCAAGCGCGTCAGGTGGCACCTGCGGCACAAGCCGGAGGTGGTCAGCGGCCTTCTGA
- a CDS encoding transposase, with product MKDGVFSAGEGGEAVLHPALDLERKDIGAVQAKMRHRRLRWLHRHGHLDDDALHVLDSSDHAGGWSVDASVTFPDWDRHGLERRARDCARPPLSQERLGRLNEQTLVYSLRRPTVDGRTELQLSSLELLDLLAQLVTPPRLRKHRYCGVLAPNAALREAVTASAGPAGVTLQLLEQARASMGLPSASPAEPNPPSPLSPLRRAAARCWALLLVRIYECLPLRCPKCGDPMRTIAFVLDRTTIERILTHIGEPTQAPAVMPARSPPQLAFGFDQTVATAEWPEMDQTAGQPADDWE from the coding sequence GTGAAAGACGGCGTGTTCAGCGCGGGCGAGGGCGGCGAGGCGGTTCTCCACCCGGCGCTCGATCTGGAACGGAAAGACATCGGGGCGGTACAAGCAAAGATGCGCCACCGCCGCCTGCGCTGGCTGCACCGCCACGGCCACCTCGACGACGACGCCCTCCATGTCCTGGACAGCAGTGACCACGCCGGCGGCTGGTCGGTCGACGCCTCGGTGACATTTCCAGATTGGGACCGCCACGGCCTCGAGCGGCGGGCACGTGACTGCGCACGGCCGCCGCTCAGTCAGGAGCGGCTTGGCCGTCTCAACGAACAGACCCTGGTCTACAGCCTGCGCCGCCCGACCGTCGACGGTCGCACCGAACTGCAGCTGTCCTCGCTCGAACTGCTGGACCTGCTGGCCCAACTCGTGACCCCGCCCAGGTTGCGCAAGCACCGCTACTGCGGCGTGCTGGCGCCGAACGCGGCGCTGCGCGAGGCGGTGACGGCTTCGGCCGGGCCGGCGGGCGTGACGCTGCAGTTGCTGGAGCAGGCGCGTGCGAGCATGGGGCTGCCATCGGCTTCGCCCGCTGAGCCCAACCCTCCATCACCGCTGTCGCCTCTCCGCCGCGCTGCTGCCCGCTGCTGGGCGCTGCTGCTGGTGCGAATCTACGAATGCCTCCCTTTGCGATGCCCGAAGTGCGGCGATCCGATGCGCACCATCGCCTTCGTGCTGGACCGCACGACGATCGAGCGGATCCTCACGCACATCGGCGAACCGACGCAAGCGCCAGCGGTGATGCCGGCGCGTTCGCCACCGCAGCTCGCGTTCGGGTTCGACCAGACAGTCGCGACCGCGGAATGGCCGGAGATGGACCAGACGGCAGGGCAGCCGGCGGACGACTGGGAGTGA
- a CDS encoding YaaA family protein, whose product MFPPEHPITAEDPLLLLVNTTKLMDFDNSTPSRLATTDPSFADTARGLVKALRRHDARTLARLMDLNPELADETRLRLQRWGGPDSPVVPALYAFSGLVFRHLDASTLDAAARRRARRRLRILSGLYGLLRPFDRVEAYRLEMGCRFAPPGETNLTGFWRERLTDALNAELQDDEPVLSVASQEYLKAVDEKRLRGPIVRPVFKERRAGGRLVTPVVHAKMARGALLRYALDTGAHGPADLLGFSAMGWEAAEAPPQAGEWLFVRAPQ is encoded by the coding sequence ATGTTCCCGCCAGAACACCCGATCACGGCGGAGGACCCATTGCTGCTGCTCGTCAATACCACCAAGCTCATGGACTTCGACAACTCGACACCGTCCCGCCTGGCCACGACCGACCCTTCGTTTGCCGACACGGCCCGTGGACTCGTGAAGGCCCTGCGGCGACACGACGCGCGCACCCTCGCCCGTCTGATGGACCTGAATCCCGAGCTGGCCGACGAGACCCGGTTGCGCCTGCAGCGTTGGGGCGGGCCGGACTCCCCGGTCGTCCCTGCGCTCTACGCCTTCTCCGGCCTGGTCTTCAGGCATCTCGACGCGTCGACCCTCGACGCCGCCGCCCGGCGCCGGGCACGACGCCGGCTGCGCATCCTCTCGGGGCTCTACGGCCTGCTGCGTCCCTTCGACCGCGTCGAAGCCTATCGTCTGGAGATGGGTTGCCGCTTCGCACCGCCGGGCGAAACGAACCTGACCGGGTTCTGGCGGGAACGGCTCACCGACGCGCTCAACGCGGAGCTGCAGGACGACGAACCCGTGCTGAGCGTCGCCTCCCAGGAGTACCTGAAGGCCGTCGACGAGAAGCGGCTGCGCGGGCCGATCGTGCGGCCCGTCTTCAAGGAGCGACGGGCCGGCGGAAGGCTGGTCACGCCGGTGGTGCACGCCAAGATGGCGCGCGGCGCCCTGCTGCGGTACGCCCTCGACACCGGAGCCCACGGCCCCGCAGACCTGCTCGGGTTCTCGGCGATGGGCTGGGAGGCGGCCGAGGCGCCGCCGCAGGCGGGCGAGTGGCTGTTCGTTCGCGCGCCGCAGTAG
- a CDS encoding nucleotidyl transferase AbiEii/AbiGii toxin family protein — protein sequence MRPLRTRLQESRRDLGLPWEVLERDYLLSWILAGIGQVPALKGSLVFKGGTALKKCYFGEYRFSEDLDFTGLPDAPTGDALFAAVSEACAAAAELIDEYAPVGIECTRYEEREPHPGGQEAFTIRARLPWQKSSTTRVMVEVTVDEPLLKTAIMRPILHEYGEPIQADVQVYTLEEIVAEKLRAILQHARRLEERGWGRSRARDYYDLWRLFGAYGDRMDFAGFADLLSAKCAVRSVAFSQPDDFFPDAVLDHVERTWAQWLGPLVAELPRFETVIAELRPRIGAVIR from the coding sequence GTGAGACCACTGCGCACCCGGCTTCAGGAATCCCGGAGGGACCTGGGCCTGCCATGGGAGGTCCTGGAGCGGGACTATCTGCTCTCGTGGATTCTGGCCGGCATCGGTCAGGTGCCAGCTTTGAAGGGTTCCCTGGTCTTCAAGGGAGGCACGGCGCTCAAGAAGTGCTACTTCGGGGAATACCGCTTCTCCGAGGACCTGGATTTCACAGGGCTACCGGACGCCCCGACCGGCGATGCGTTGTTCGCCGCCGTCAGCGAGGCCTGCGCCGCCGCTGCCGAACTCATCGATGAATATGCCCCCGTCGGAATCGAATGCACCCGCTACGAGGAGCGGGAGCCGCATCCCGGCGGACAGGAGGCCTTCACGATTCGCGCCCGGTTGCCGTGGCAGAAGTCATCGACCACGCGCGTGATGGTTGAGGTGACGGTGGATGAGCCCCTCCTGAAGACCGCAATCATGCGGCCGATCCTGCACGAATACGGCGAGCCGATCCAGGCAGATGTCCAGGTCTATACCCTGGAGGAGATCGTAGCGGAGAAGCTCAGGGCGATTCTCCAGCATGCGCGCAGGCTGGAAGAACGGGGTTGGGGCCGATCGCGCGCACGGGACTACTACGATCTGTGGCGACTGTTTGGTGCCTACGGTGACAGGATGGACTTCGCGGGATTCGCGGATCTGCTGAGTGCCAAGTGCGCCGTGCGGTCCGTCGCGTTCTCGCAGCCGGATGACTTCTTCCCCGACGCTGTTCTCGACCATGTGGAGAGGACCTGGGCGCAATGGCTCGGTCCGTTGGTCGCGGAGCTGCCGCGTTTCGAGACGGTGATCGCCGAACTGCGGCCGCGGATCGGCGCAGTGATTCGATAG
- a CDS encoding M14 family metallopeptidase, with protein MPPLTRAESSGYTFTSLHADVMAFIAGLAAMGDPRLHVTSFGASPGGRELPLLVLSAAGVKTPAEARRLGRPVVMVVSGIHPGEVEGKEGCLMLARDLLARTPGLDAAQVLENVTLVIVPLFNPDGNDAIDPGNRALHLPKLRGQLGPDSGVGTRENAAKINLNRDYLRYASAEMRLLQTRVCQPWAADLTIDNHATNGSVHRFSMTYDIPHTVESGREEPIRYMRERLLPPVTAALRANHGLDAGWYGNFVEDERVLDTGGEADPATSVREGWLTYPHHPRFGSNYRGLTNRMDLLLECYSYIPFSERVRTAYAFMLETLRYVAAHGDEVVQTVALSRAPRDRIAIRYALERCAEPVEILTRTPRTLDGAPCSVTLPYLGRFTGTKVVERPAAYLVPRALGDHLRLHGLAVREATGAYEVEAPVVEGIGQIGGRAILEAAAVGELAVSWRRSSRAAFPGAVLVPMDQPLAAIAAYLCEPESDDGAVENGLLAAPQLGDELPLWRVVALG; from the coding sequence ATGCCCCCGCTGACCCGCGCCGAATCGAGCGGCTACACATTCACGAGCCTGCACGCCGACGTGATGGCGTTCATCGCCGGGCTCGCGGCGATGGGCGATCCGCGCCTGCATGTCACGAGCTTCGGCGCCAGCCCCGGCGGGCGCGAACTGCCGCTGCTGGTGCTGTCCGCGGCCGGCGTGAAGACGCCCGCGGAAGCGCGCCGCCTGGGCCGGCCGGTGGTGATGGTCGTCAGCGGCATCCATCCCGGCGAAGTGGAAGGCAAGGAAGGCTGCCTGATGCTGGCGCGCGACCTGCTCGCCAGAACGCCGGGCCTGGACGCGGCGCAGGTCCTCGAGAACGTGACGCTGGTGATCGTGCCGCTGTTCAACCCCGACGGCAACGACGCCATCGACCCGGGCAACCGCGCGCTGCACCTGCCGAAGCTCAGGGGCCAGTTGGGCCCCGACAGCGGCGTGGGCACGCGCGAGAACGCCGCCAAGATCAACCTGAACCGCGACTACCTGCGCTATGCCTCGGCGGAGATGCGCCTGTTGCAGACGCGCGTCTGCCAGCCCTGGGCGGCCGACCTGACCATCGACAACCACGCCACCAACGGCTCGGTGCACCGCTTCTCGATGACGTACGACATCCCGCACACGGTCGAGAGCGGCCGCGAGGAGCCCATCCGCTACATGCGCGAACGCCTGCTGCCGCCGGTGACGGCGGCGCTGCGCGCCAACCACGGCCTGGACGCGGGCTGGTACGGCAACTTCGTCGAGGACGAGCGCGTGCTCGACACGGGTGGCGAGGCCGATCCGGCGACGTCCGTGCGGGAGGGGTGGCTGACGTACCCGCATCATCCGCGGTTCGGCAGCAACTACCGTGGACTGACAAACCGCATGGACCTGCTGCTGGAGTGCTACAGCTACATCCCGTTCAGCGAGCGCGTGCGCACCGCGTACGCGTTCATGCTCGAGACGCTGCGGTATGTGGCGGCGCACGGCGACGAGGTGGTGCAGACGGTGGCGCTGAGCCGGGCGCCGCGCGACCGGATCGCCATCCGCTATGCGCTGGAGCGGTGCGCCGAGCCCGTCGAGATCCTGACGCGCACGCCGCGCACGCTGGACGGCGCGCCGTGCTCGGTGACGTTGCCGTACCTGGGGCGGTTCACGGGCACGAAGGTGGTGGAACGTCCGGCGGCGTACCTGGTGCCGCGCGCGCTGGGCGATCACCTGCGGTTGCACGGGCTGGCGGTGCGGGAGGCGACGGGTGCGTACGAGGTCGAGGCACCGGTGGTCGAAGGCATCGGCCAGATCGGGGGGCGGGCCATCCTGGAGGCGGCGGCGGTGGGTGAGCTGGCGGTCAGCTGGCGCCGGTCATCGCGCGCGGCGTTCCCGGGCGCCGTGCTCGTGCCGATGGACCAGCCGCTGGCGGCGATCGCCGCTTACCTCTGCGAACCGGAGAGCGATGACGGGGCGGTCGAGAACGGGCTGTTGGCGGCGCCGCAGCTGGGTGACGAGCTGCCGTTGTGGCGGGTGGTGGCGCTGGGCTAG
- a CDS encoding S9 family peptidase produces the protein MMGISAGGLLVGNAIVDRPDLFGAAIHDVSPADLVGMSRQPTGARNLSEYGWDQTAAGLRAILAASPYQRVRDGVGYPAVLVHSGAEDYNFGPGQGAKYAARLQAANGGARPVLLDLDRHGGHDAYLFGPSEGLADAFAFALWQLGHPDFQP, from the coding sequence TTGATGGGGATCAGTGCCGGTGGGCTGCTCGTCGGAAACGCCATCGTCGACCGGCCCGATCTGTTCGGCGCCGCGATCCACGATGTCAGCCCCGCCGACCTTGTCGGCATGTCCCGTCAGCCGACCGGAGCGCGGAATCTGAGCGAGTACGGCTGGGACCAGACAGCTGCGGGGCTGCGGGCGATCCTGGCGGCATCGCCCTACCAGCGTGTGCGCGACGGTGTCGGGTACCCCGCAGTGCTCGTGCACAGCGGCGCGGAGGACTACAACTTCGGGCCCGGGCAAGGCGCCAAGTATGCAGCCCGCCTTCAGGCTGCGAACGGCGGCGCGCGGCCCGTTCTCCTGGACCTCGATCGTCATGGCGGCCACGACGCCTACCTGTTCGGACCATCGGAAGGGCTCGCGGACGCATTCGCCTTCGCGCTCTGGCAGCTTGGCCATCCGGACTTCCAGCCATGA
- a CDS encoding T9SS type A sorting domain-containing protein yields the protein MPTNPASTHCGRRRPGRAYVLAAATLLGLGLGNTSASRAQGLVQSLTAPGARLMLVGDMDLDGTNEIVTLRDDTYPATVHVFRRYNDFWLDSESYELPNLDREGMPIQLVPSLGPAGGRLSILYVTYGSDPFAPWGLSVLRNLGPGPLVDASIVGGLDRRPRLPASISTIGASPSGPGWTLIAAAQGGSATSGIYTFQGLQAWPADFELAPGFFPLQMITANFSNDGFPDQVQMGTIPTGPSSNQLAGQVRYGQFGGGFGPWTLIGGVADNEQPLRALDWGGDGLPDLLTSGHYYGNSVLTLHPNTGTGLGLELGPISNFLRDDLRAIPCDLDGDGVLEVVSLSYLLGPSTEVSEVLDTGITVWRQNFPPYVEEENLYLVGPATPAPNARFDLAVDQLDGDLNLDVAFLAEGVITIYPGLGDRTFNVTGAPAPRSARIPLGSDPARVLEVGELTLTNGRPELLVGFESATASLRAFTSTLGLNFTEIGSADAGPAITHLAADPLLGGVAVGRGAEAPAWVPWDSGVPGFGAAFELAPLDSAGGQGEMRGLAISDVSNDGFGDLVCLTPGLLGDRLEFYLSDGAGGFRSPVADNLYPWFTGVVGLQFGNFTGAPYRELLTLNTDAAGVQHLAEISASGYSYNAESAGLGIAPRIDSPHPFAVAKFRGPQGPYDIVTTDETGFGARMLQMAAVISPYFTDGPVYPTAGMPVAFAAGDLDGDGRQDFAVACRDPDAVTVYRSDGSGGFARQDIVLGPGSEMQDVRIADFDGDGQADLVFLMSNGLIVPASGDVAKDGVAKDGGAVASSAMYVFSFPAVYASGVPDTRPDLPATARAELLPNSPNPFNPLTEIAFRLSRDAHAVLRVFDTRGRLVTTLVDGDIAAGEHSVRFDGRGLASGMYLGRLEADGVVQTRKMMLVR from the coding sequence ATGCCTACAAACCCTGCTTCGACCCACTGCGGACGCCGCCGTCCGGGCCGCGCGTACGTCCTGGCCGCGGCGACGCTCCTCGGCCTCGGGCTCGGCAACACCTCGGCGTCCCGAGCACAGGGCCTCGTGCAGTCCCTGACGGCTCCCGGGGCGCGGCTGATGCTGGTCGGCGACATGGACCTGGACGGGACGAACGAGATCGTCACGCTGCGCGATGACACCTACCCGGCGACGGTCCATGTGTTCCGGCGCTACAACGACTTCTGGCTGGACAGCGAGTCCTACGAGTTGCCGAACCTGGACCGGGAGGGGATGCCCATCCAGCTCGTGCCCAGCCTGGGGCCGGCGGGCGGGCGGCTCAGCATCCTGTACGTGACCTACGGCAGCGATCCCTTCGCGCCCTGGGGCCTCAGTGTGCTGCGCAACCTGGGCCCCGGACCGCTCGTCGATGCCAGCATCGTCGGCGGGCTCGACCGCCGGCCCAGGCTGCCGGCCTCGATCTCGACCATCGGCGCCAGCCCATCCGGCCCCGGTTGGACGCTCATCGCCGCCGCCCAGGGCGGCTCGGCGACCAGCGGCATCTACACGTTCCAGGGCCTCCAGGCGTGGCCGGCGGACTTCGAGCTCGCGCCGGGTTTCTTCCCGCTGCAGATGATCACCGCCAACTTCTCGAACGACGGGTTTCCCGATCAGGTGCAGATGGGCACGATCCCGACCGGTCCTTCCAGCAACCAGCTGGCGGGCCAGGTGCGCTACGGGCAGTTCGGCGGCGGCTTCGGCCCCTGGACCCTCATCGGCGGCGTGGCGGATAACGAACAGCCGCTGCGGGCGCTGGACTGGGGCGGCGATGGGCTGCCCGACCTGCTGACGAGCGGGCACTACTACGGCAACAGCGTCCTGACCCTCCACCCCAACACCGGGACGGGGCTGGGCCTGGAATTGGGACCGATCTCCAACTTCCTGCGCGACGACCTGCGCGCCATCCCCTGCGACCTCGACGGCGACGGCGTGCTCGAGGTGGTGTCGCTGTCGTACCTGCTCGGGCCGTCGACCGAAGTTTCCGAAGTGCTCGACACGGGCATCACCGTGTGGCGGCAGAACTTTCCTCCTTACGTGGAAGAGGAGAACCTCTACCTGGTGGGGCCGGCCACGCCTGCGCCGAACGCGCGGTTCGATCTCGCCGTGGACCAGCTGGACGGCGACCTCAACCTCGACGTCGCCTTCCTGGCGGAAGGCGTGATCACCATCTATCCCGGTCTCGGCGACCGGACCTTCAACGTCACCGGCGCGCCGGCGCCCCGGAGCGCGCGGATACCGCTGGGAAGCGATCCGGCGCGCGTGCTCGAGGTGGGCGAGCTCACGCTCACCAACGGCCGCCCCGAGCTGCTGGTCGGGTTCGAGAGCGCCACCGCCTCGCTGCGGGCGTTCACCTCCACCCTTGGCCTGAATTTCACCGAGATCGGCAGCGCCGATGCCGGTCCGGCCATCACCCACCTCGCGGCCGACCCGTTGCTCGGCGGCGTGGCCGTGGGGCGCGGCGCGGAGGCGCCGGCCTGGGTGCCGTGGGACAGCGGCGTGCCCGGCTTCGGCGCCGCCTTCGAACTGGCCCCGCTCGACAGCGCCGGCGGGCAAGGGGAGATGCGCGGGCTCGCGATCTCCGACGTCAGCAACGACGGGTTCGGCGACCTCGTCTGCCTGACCCCGGGGCTTCTCGGCGACCGTCTCGAGTTCTACCTGTCCGACGGCGCCGGCGGGTTCCGCAGCCCGGTCGCCGACAACCTCTACCCGTGGTTCACCGGCGTCGTCGGCCTGCAGTTCGGCAACTTCACCGGCGCCCCCTACCGGGAATTGCTGACGCTGAACACCGATGCGGCCGGTGTCCAGCACCTGGCTGAAATCTCCGCGTCCGGCTACAGCTACAACGCCGAATCGGCCGGACTGGGCATCGCGCCGCGGATCGACTCGCCGCACCCGTTCGCGGTCGCGAAGTTCCGCGGGCCGCAGGGGCCGTACGACATCGTGACCACCGATGAGACCGGCTTCGGCGCACGCATGCTGCAGATGGCGGCGGTCATTTCACCCTACTTCACGGACGGCCCGGTCTACCCGACCGCCGGCATGCCCGTGGCCTTCGCGGCCGGCGACCTGGACGGCGATGGGCGACAGGACTTCGCGGTGGCCTGCCGCGATCCGGACGCCGTGACCGTCTATCGCAGCGACGGCAGCGGCGGCTTCGCGCGGCAGGACATCGTCCTGGGTCCCGGCAGCGAGATGCAGGACGTCCGCATCGCCGACTTCGACGGCGACGGCCAGGCCGACCTGGTGTTCCTCATGAGCAACGGGTTGATCGTGCCGGCGAGCGGTGATGTCGCGAAGGACGGCGTGGCGAAGGACGGCGGCGCGGTGGCGTCGTCGGCGATGTACGTCTTCAGCTTCCCGGCGGTCTATGCCTCCGGTGTGCCCGACACACGTCCCGACCTGCCGGCGACGGCGCGAGCCGAGCTGCTGCCAAATAGCCCGAATCCGTTCAACCCGCTCACCGAGATCGCCTTCCGGCTGTCCCGCGACGCGCACGCCGTCTTGCGCGTGTTCGACACGCGCGGCCGTCTGGTGACGACGCTGGTCGACGGCGACATCGCGGCCGGCGAACACAGCGTACGGTTCGACGGGCGCGGGCTGGCCAGCGGCATGTATCTGGGCCGGCTCGAGGCCGACGGCGTCGTGCAGACGCGCAAGATGATGCTGGTGAGATAA
- a CDS encoding heme-binding protein, whose amino-acid sequence MNERLKFLPAAALAVLVSTPAPSRSATAVPAPGQTIRLGGDTEVVSRRIGDDWVSGSAAITTPLPVGYPAPTPPGAIELKTYPSLRRAEVTSKVGNAGLAMNMAFFPLFNHIQRREIAMTSPVEMDYRGLSVGGEPLPVAAEPAPLKAMTMSFLYRSPELGPVGADAEDAKVVVVDTEQATYLSLGMQGGYSLERVREGMAQLHEWLAANPGWESVGDIRALHYNGPERRDQDKWLEVQVQVQVQAAPRAVEQADQASVPRG is encoded by the coding sequence ATGAACGAACGCCTGAAGTTCCTGCCCGCCGCCGCGCTGGCGGTGCTGGTCTCGACGCCCGCTCCCTCCCGTTCCGCGACGGCGGTTCCCGCCCCGGGCCAAACGATACGCCTGGGTGGCGACACGGAGGTCGTTTCCCGGCGCATCGGTGACGACTGGGTGAGCGGCTCGGCGGCCATCACCACGCCCCTGCCGGTGGGATACCCGGCACCGACTCCGCCGGGCGCCATCGAGTTGAAGACCTATCCGTCGTTGCGGCGCGCGGAGGTCACCTCGAAGGTCGGCAACGCCGGCCTCGCCATGAACATGGCCTTCTTCCCGCTGTTCAACCACATCCAGCGCCGCGAGATCGCCATGACATCGCCGGTGGAGATGGACTATCGGGGGTTGTCGGTCGGCGGTGAGCCGTTGCCGGTCGCGGCCGAACCCGCGCCGCTCAAGGCGATGACGATGTCGTTCCTCTATCGTTCCCCCGAACTGGGCCCGGTGGGCGCCGATGCCGAGGACGCGAAGGTCGTGGTCGTGGATACCGAGCAGGCCACCTACCTGTCGCTCGGCATGCAGGGCGGCTATTCGCTTGAGCGCGTCCGGGAAGGGATGGCGCAGTTGCACGAGTGGTTGGCCGCCAACCCCGGGTGGGAGAGCGTCGGCGACATCCGCGCCCTGCATTACAACGGCCCGGAGAGACGCGATCAGGACAAGTGGCTCGAGGTGCAGGTGCAAGTGCAGGTGCAAGCCGCGCCGCGGGCGGTGGAGCAGGCCGACCAGGCGAGCGTGCCGCGCGGCTGA
- a CDS encoding glycosyltransferase family 39 protein has translation MSNVASALKPDAVGRPEPLSRAVALLAGMKFLAHMATAGNYPFHRDELYYLVCGRHPAWGYPDQPPLTPWLSAVSEHLFGLSPWGLRLWPALAGATIVLLAGWLASRFGGGRRAQLLAALAVGLAPVYLMSGSLMQTVALDQLFWVASAAVLVAVINGASPRLLVVFALLLGLGLWAKLTILVWGAGLLAGLVLTRDRRLLGGRWIWLGAAIAAGCAVPIVRWQLDHGRPLLEFLANNRADDELSSSGFLRSQIGMSGPIAGTALLLAGFAFLLGSRAGRRWRSLGIAIAVAWAIFLVTGGKPYYAGPTYPMLFAGGAVLVERLLARQRSRVWGRVAAGLLASHVVMTPLSLPIIPARHLGAIMDRLPNDDWANMFGWQEIAGQIADACKALTPAESAGLRILAPNYGVAGAIDVYGAALGMAPALSGHNAYAFWESSPALDPLVFIGYDAAWLGQMYSETRSLGALAGADLGPPDEKGLGIIYCRGLKVAPSALWKDLRHFD, from the coding sequence ATGTCCAACGTCGCCAGCGCCTTGAAGCCCGATGCCGTCGGCCGGCCCGAACCGCTGTCCCGTGCGGTCGCGTTGCTGGCCGGCATGAAGTTCCTGGCCCACATGGCAACGGCCGGCAACTACCCGTTCCACCGCGACGAACTCTATTATCTGGTCTGCGGGCGGCACCCGGCCTGGGGCTACCCGGATCAACCGCCGCTGACACCGTGGCTGAGCGCCGTGAGCGAGCACCTGTTCGGGCTCTCGCCCTGGGGCCTGCGGTTGTGGCCCGCCCTCGCCGGCGCCACGATCGTGCTGCTCGCTGGCTGGCTGGCATCCCGCTTCGGTGGCGGCCGCCGGGCCCAACTGCTGGCGGCCCTGGCGGTCGGGCTGGCACCGGTGTACCTGATGTCCGGCTCGCTGATGCAGACCGTCGCGCTCGACCAGCTGTTCTGGGTAGCCAGCGCCGCGGTCCTGGTCGCGGTCATCAACGGCGCATCGCCACGGCTGCTGGTCGTGTTCGCGCTGCTGTTGGGGCTGGGCCTTTGGGCGAAGCTGACGATTCTCGTCTGGGGTGCCGGGCTGCTGGCGGGACTGGTGCTGACCCGCGACCGTCGCCTGCTGGGCGGCCGGTGGATCTGGCTCGGTGCCGCGATTGCCGCCGGATGTGCCGTGCCCATCGTGCGGTGGCAACTTGACCACGGCCGACCGCTGCTCGAATTCCTCGCCAACAACCGGGCCGACGACGAACTCAGCTCGTCGGGATTCCTGCGGTCGCAGATCGGCATGTCGGGGCCCATCGCGGGCACCGCGTTGCTGCTGGCGGGATTCGCCTTCCTGCTGGGCAGCCGGGCGGGGCGGCGCTGGCGTTCGCTGGGTATCGCCATCGCCGTCGCGTGGGCGATCTTCCTGGTCACCGGCGGCAAGCCGTACTACGCGGGTCCAACCTACCCCATGCTCTTTGCCGGGGGTGCCGTGCTCGTGGAACGGCTGCTGGCCCGGCAGCGGTCGCGCGTCTGGGGCCGGGTGGCCGCAGGACTGCTGGCGTCGCACGTCGTGATGACGCCTCTATCCCTGCCGATCATTCCCGCCCGTCATCTCGGCGCCATCATGGATCGGCTGCCGAACGACGACTGGGCGAACATGTTCGGCTGGCAGGAAATCGCCGGCCAGATCGCGGACGCGTGCAAGGCGCTGACGCCGGCCGAGAGCGCCGGCCTGCGCATCCTGGCACCGAACTACGGCGTGGCTGGAGCCATCGATGTCTACGGCGCCGCGCTCGGGATGGCGCCTGCCCTCAGCGGACACAACGCCTATGCCTTCTGGGAGTCGTCGCCGGCCCTCGATCCTCTGGTCTTCATCGGCTACGACGCGGCGTGGCTGGGGCAGATGTACAGCGAAACGCGCTCCCTCGGCGCCCTGGCTGGTGCCGACCTGGGACCCCCGGACGAAAAGGGACTTGGCATCATCTACTGCCGCGGCTTGAAGGTTGCACCGTCTGCCCTGTGGAAAGACCTGCGCCATTTCGACTGA